In a single window of the Oryctolagus cuniculus chromosome 2, mOryCun1.1, whole genome shotgun sequence genome:
- the CYP26B1 gene encoding cytochrome P450 26B1 isoform X2 — translation MGVGRVGDQTQGSGFQSSRREKYGNVFKTHLLGRPLIRVTGAENVRKILMGEHHLVSTEWPRSTRMLLGPNTVANSIGDIHRNKRKIFSKIFSHEALESYLPKIQLVIQDTLRAWSSHPEAINVYQEAQKLTFRMAIRVLLGFSIPEEDLGHLFEVYQQFVENVFSLPVDLPFSGYRRGIQARQILQKGLEKAIREKLQCTQGKDYSDALDILIESSKEHGKEMTMQELKDGTLELIFAAYATTASASTSLIMQLLKHPAVLEKLREELRAQGILHSGGCPCEGTLRLDTLSGLRYLDCVIKEVMRLFTPISGGYRTVLQTFELDGFQIPKGWSVMYSIRDTHDTAPVFKDVTVFDPDRFSQARSEDKDGRFHYLPFGGGVRTCLGKHLAKLFLKVLAVELASTSRFELATRTFPRITLVPVLHPVDGLSVKFFGLDSNQNKILPETEAMLSATV, via the exons GGTTCCGGCTTCCAGTCTTCACGGAGAGAGAAGTATGGCAATGTGTTCAAGACGCACTTGCTGGGGCGCCCGCTGATCCGCGTGACCGGCGCGGAGAACGTGCGCAAGATCCTCATGGGCGAGCATCACCTCGTGAGCACCGAGTGGCCGCGCAGCACGCGCATGCTGCTGGGCCCCAACACGGTGGCCAACTCCATCGGCGACATCCACCGCAACAAGCGCAAG ATCTTTTCCAAGATCTTCAGCCATGAGGCCCTGGAGAGCTACCTGCCCAAGATCCAGCTGGTGATCCAGGACACACTGCGTGCCTGGAGCAGCCACCCCGAGGCCATCAACGTGTACCAGGAGGCGCAGAAGCTCACCTTCCGCATGGCCATCCGGGTGCTGCTTGGCTTCAGCATCCCCGAGGAGGACCTCGGCCACCTCTTCGAGGTCTACCAGCAGTTTGTGGAGAATGTCTTCTCCCTGCCTGTGGACCTGCCCTTCAGCGGCTACCGGCGG GGCATTCAGGCTAGGCAGATCCTCCAGAAGGGGCTGGAAAAGGCGATCCGGGAGAAGCTGCAGTGCACCCAGGGCAAGGACTACTCGGACGCCCTGGACATCCTCATTGAGAGCAGCAAGGAGCACGGCAAGGAGATGACCATGCAGGAGCTGAAG GACGGGACTCTGGAGCTGATCTTTGCGGCCTacgccaccacagccagcgccaGCACCTCGCTCATCATGCAGCTGCTGAAGCACCCAGCCGTGCTGGAGAAGCTGCGGGAGGAGCTGCGGGCCCAGGGCATCCTGCACAGTGGCGGCTGCCCCTGCGAGGGCACCCTGCGCCTGGACACGCTGAGCGGCCTGCGCTACCTGGACTGCGTCATCAAGGAGGTCATGCGCCTGTTCACTCCCATCTCCGGCGGCTACCGCACTGTGCTGCAGACCTTCGAGCTCGAC GGTTTCCAGATTCCCAAAGGCTGGAGCGTCATGTACAGCATCCGCGATACCCATGACACAGCGCCCGTGTTCAAAGACGTCACCGTGTTCGACCCTGACCGCTTCAGCCAGGCCCGGAGCGAAGACAAGGACGGCCGCTTCCACTACCTGCCGTTCGGCGGCGGCGTCCGGACCTGCCTGGGCAAGCACCTGGCCAAGCTGTTCCTGAAGGTGCTGGCCGTGGAGCTGGCCAGCACCAGCCGCTTTGAGCTGGCCACCCGGACCTTCCCCCGCATCACCCTGGTGCCCGTCCTGCACCCTGTGGACGGCCTCAGCGTCAAGTTCTTTGGCCTGGACTCCAACCAGAACAAGATCCTGCCCGAGACGGAGGCCATGCTGAGTGCCACCGTCTAG